Proteins found in one Lates calcarifer isolate ASB-BC8 linkage group LG8, TLL_Latcal_v3, whole genome shotgun sequence genomic segment:
- the si:ch211-161c3.6 gene encoding high mobility group AT-hook 2b encodes MPALFEGRWTDTSMSNSGTKEPSPQPSTAQSPPEPPRRGRGRPRKQQQEPVGPPTPKRPRGRPKGSRNKGPRPALKKAEPVGERRPRGRPRKWPQKVVQEVAEEQQGPSEEAEEGPSQPSSSQVPVQEEGE; translated from the exons ATGCCCGCACTCTTTGAAGGCAGGTGGACAGACACAAGCATGAGTAACAGTGGGACCAAAGAGCCGTCTCCCCAGCCGAGCACTGCCCAGTCACCTCCTGAGCCCCCGCGCAGGGGGAGGGGTCGGCCAcggaaacagcagcag GAGCCTGTTGGACCACCGACTCCAAAGCGACCGAGAGGAAGACCGAAAGGCAGCAGGAACAAGGGCCCAAGACCTGCACTGAAG AAAGCAGAGCCCGTTGGGGAGAGACGACCACGTGGGCGACCAAGGAAATGG cctCAGAAAGTAGTTCAAGAAGTAGCTGAAGAGCAGCAG GGCCCTTCAGAAGAGGCTGAGGAGGGTCCCTCACAGCCCTCGTCATCTCAGGTTCCAGTGCAGGAGGAAGGGGAGTAG